CCCCCTTTTTCCGTTATCCCTAGGGCGCTCAGCCATGCGACAGTTCCAATGCACCGGCCCCCCGGCGCCGTCCCTCGTAATCTGCCGACTAACCCTTCAATACGGCGCCACCCAGCCGCCAACCAAGGCTCGTAGCCGGATGTCCCCAACCTACCTAGAAATCAGCGACCAGAAACCGTCCCCATCCGTCGGCGCCCTGGGTATCGTCACCCACAGCCACGCAACACACGAAGTTTAAACCTTTCCTCAAATAAAACGCCGAGTTGCGGAGACGGCGGGGTTTGCCGAGTGATCACGGCGTCTACGCGGCCTCCGCGCTCACGCCGCTCTCCGCGTCATACCCCTCTGGGAAGCCAGCCGCTCCTCGTCCTTGTGAGCCCCCTCTCCTCCACATATCTAGAAACCCTCCTCTTCACCTCCTCAAAGATGGACGAGTCGCCGCACAGCGGCTTCCCATCAGCCACCGCGTCTAGGACAACCATCGACCACCCGAGCACCTCATCCAGCTTGTTGAGGGGGAGCCACACCACCTGTCCGACCCCCCTGTGCTCCACCCGGTAGTCGCCTCGCTCCACTATCGCCAGCAGATCCCAGTCGCTGAGAGGCGTGTAGTCACCCCTGGCTCTGGAGCCGAAAAGCGCAACCACCAGCGCCCTCCTGCAGAGCTCCTCCACAAGCCTGCGGGCCTCCTCCTCCCTAGCCCGCGAAACCTCACGCAAAGCCTCCAGCCACCTCTCGAACATAGCCCCACACCACCTCCATACACTTAACAGCCTCCTCCGCCTCCCACCTCCTGTAGTCATTCAGCCGCGCGTCCGGATACCTAGCCTGCACGTAGTGAGACTCCAGACTCTCCGCACACCTCACAACATCCTCAGGAAGGGACCTCCCGAAGACCTTAGCCACGTAGCTAAGAAGCTCGGAGATGGAGTGAGACAGGGGCCTGGAGCCGGTGGCCCTGATCAACACGGCCTTAAGCAAAAACTCAGCCGCCTGCTGGGCGAAAAAAGCCGCCGAGTCGTACCTCCCACTCCTCAAATCCTCCCCAGCATACTCCCTAAACCTCAACGCCCTCCTCACCCAAGCTTCGTAACTCACACACCTCCCGACACACCAGATATATAGACTTACCCAGCCAGAACAAACCCCGAAACCGCCGGGGGCGCCTTCGGGGGGCAACAACCCCAGGAGCGGGCGCCTCCCGCAGACCCCTTAAGTGGCAAAAAACTATGAGCAGACACGGCGACGCAGAACTCCGCGAGGAGGCTTCCTAACACACCGCGCTGAGGACCCCCGGCGCCCCAGTCAATTATACAGCGCCTACATTTCCCCAGGAAGCCAGACGCGGAAAGTCTAGCAACGGGTGGTGCGCACGTACACAAAGCCCCAGCATATACACCACTACGCCTCTGCATAAGGCGTACAACTCGAAACTGAATAGGAGAGTGGTGGACCGGCCGGGATTCGAACCCGGGATCTCCCGCGTGCCCGGGGGAACACCGCGCGAGGCGGGCATCCTTCCGCTAGACTACCGGCCCTTTACATATATAGTACACGTTTTTAAGCTTTTCTCTCCTGGCAACTTATTCTGCGGCCAGGCTAGTTCATGTTCCGCGGGGGCTTTTCCCGTTCTCCTACGTCGTTTGTCGGCACGGCCGCTACATGATGTACTGGATTCTGGCGGATAGTAGTAATGTGAAAGCTCTTCATGGCGTGTGGGGGCTGGCTGTGTGGCTTGCGGCGTTAGGCGGGCGTGGCGGCCGCCTTGACTTCGGGGTGTGTTTTTATATATGGGTGTGGTGTTGTTTATGCCGTTTACCACTTATCATCTGGCTTCTTCTCTGTTGGTGGGCGTATTGCTTAGGGGGCGTGTGAATTGGCTGTCGTTCCTCATCGTGTCGACCTTTCTTGTGGATGTGGAGCCTTTGGCTAAGATGGTTCTGGATTTGCCGGGTCCTCTCCACGGGCTGGCGCATACGTTTGCCGCGGCGGCTGTGCTCGGGCCGGCGACTGGGCTGGCGCTGTACGCGGCGAGAGGCTTTCTGCGGCCTTTGTCCAACGCCTTTCTGCTCGAGGGGGCGGAGTCTCTGGGGGCGTACGCCCTGGGTGGCGCCGCTGGGTGGGCTCTACACGTCTTTATGGACATGCCGCTGTACCCGGAGATGAAGCCCTTTTACCCTCTTGAGGGCAACCCGTTGCTATTGGCCTCGGTGGATCCCTTGGATAGCTGGCTCGGGGTGGCTTGGGTGTACGACCTTGTGCTTGCCTCTGGGTTCTTCGCCTACGCCGCTTATCTCTACTTCTCGTATGGAGGTGGCGGGTCGGGGAGGGCGGCGGCGGGTTTGGCGCTAATGGCCTCTTTCTTCGCCTCTGTCTTTGCCACAGCCGTGGGGCAGAGCGTCCTGCTCCTGGGGGCGCTCGTGGGGGTCTTCCTGTTCTATTCTGCCCTCTGGGGGGCGGCGGGGCGCGGGGTCTTCCTCGCCGCGGCGGCTACCCTCCTCTCGGCTTCTCTGCTTCTCCTAGTGAGGCGGCTGGTTTTCGGCGATTTTGAGGTGTTTATCACTTCGTTTGTGTCTGACGAGTTTTACGTGGCGTCGTGGTACGTGCCGCTTGTGGCCGGCTTCGCCTTGACGTGGCCGGCGTTGCGGAGGGTCGGGGCTCCGCGGCTGTGGCTGTACGCAACGGCCGCCGGCGTGGCTACTCTGTGGATTCTGGTGGGCGGGGCGCTCCTCGCCGTGGGCCTGCTGGGCCTCTTGTCTTCGTTGCCCCGCAGACTGGCCGCCGGCGGGCAGGCTTAGGCGGCTCGACTTCTGTACTTTCAGTGTAGAACATCTCGCCGTTGTGGGCAACGGGCTCACCGACGTCAAGAGGGGCTTGCCTTTTCTGCGTTATTAACTAAGCCGTGCACGGAGCGTCTATATTCCCACACTGTCTTAATCGATGCCGTGCACAACATTTAAAAACTCAAATCATTGTTTGTGTCATGTCCTCGGGTTCCGTATCCGCGCTCCGGGCGGCCGCCGCTTCTGTGACGCTTATCGCCTTGGTGCTGTCTGCTTTCACCAGCGCGGTGACTATCGTCGTTTCTTTTCCGGCGTATAACATAGTGCTTGAGGAGGCTTTTCCACAGGCTCATGTGGTTCTGCTTACTAAGGGAGTGTCTGACCCCCATGAGTATCAGCTGACGGCGGGTGACGTGGAGTTTCTCCGTAGCTTAAACAGAAGTGATGTAGTGGTGTTGTCTATGCATGCGCCTTTTGAGCTGAGGATCGCCGAAATGGCTAAAAACGGCGAGATTAAGGCCAACGTAATCGACCTTACCAAAATCCAGCTTTATCTGACCTACGACGGGAGGCTCACCACGTACGGCCCTGGGGTCAACTCACACGACCACGGGTTGTTTCCGCCAAATGTTTTTAGGCTGGTTGACGCCGTGTCGAGGGCAACGGGTCTCAGACCTAATGAGGACTTCATGAGCCGCTTGAGTATGCTGAATGCCACATATTGTTGTAGGTTTTCTGGGAGGGCCATTGCATTGACGCCCGCCGCCGAGTACGTGCTCTATTGGCTTGGGTATAGGGACATCGCCGTGTTTATAAAAGAGCCGGAGGTGCCTCCCACGCCCGGGGATTTGCAGAGGGCGCTTCAATACGCTGGCCAGGGCGCGCCTGTGCTGGCTGTCGTTGTTGAAGGCGAGGCGCGGCGCATAGTGGATCAGTTTGTCCAGAAGGCTAGGGAGGCTGGTTTACAGCCTCACGTCGTCGTGGCAGACTTCTCCAAGGGGTATGTCAAGGTGCTTGAAAACGTCGCCGCGGAGATATCTAGACAGAGCACATCCACAGCCACGGCGCCGTTCAGCAACGCGACGGGGCAGGCAGACGAATGGCTTTTTGCGCTGGTCATAGCAGTGGTTGTGCTGTCTACCGCCGCTATTGTTCTCAAGAGAAGGAGGTAGACATTGGCCTGGGTCTTATTTTTAAAGAGGTTTTTTCGACTGTACGCATAGCTGAGGCGTCGTTGATTCCATCTATTGGGCCTCTGGGCGTGGCGGCCGGCGTGGTGCTGACACTTCTCTCCGGGTTGTTAATTGAGCAACTTGTCCACTTCATCTCATGGCGATATCAGCGGGCCGCGTCCGGCGTTGCGGCTATTTTCGCGCCTATAATTACCTCCAGCCCAGAGCTTGCTGTGTTCATCTTGGCTTTGCTGGGGGGCAGTTTGAAATCGCCTGGGGGTCTATCGTGGCGCAACCCTTCATGGCCTCTACGGTGATTTACCCCGCAGTGGTTCTGACGGCGCTTTTCTCATGGATGCTGGGGAGGCGGCGTTATAGGCTACCGCACGTCCACCGCATCGTCGCGGTGCCTCTTCTCGTGTTCACCATCCCCCTCCCGCCCATCCTCTTTCTCCACCCGGAGAATACGGCCTCTACGGACAGCTCTACGGAGTGTTGCTCCTCGCGGTGTACTTCCTCTACGCCAAGTTTATGCTGAGGGAGGAAAAGGTAGAGAAAGGCCCGGCGGCTCTGTGGCTTAGAAACCCCGTTCTCCAGACCGCCGCCGCTCTCGCGGCGATGTTTTTCGGCGCCGAGTGGATGGTCTCTGGTATAAAAGAGCTCGGGGAGGCGGTGGGGCTGGACAAGCTGGCCCTCTCCGTGGTGCTTGTGCCCATAGCCACCGTCATACCTGAGTCCACTGTCGGCTTGATATTTATCGCCAAGGGGAGAGACGACGAGGGGGTAAGTGTCATTGTTGGGGAGAAGGCGCTTTACAGCACCTTCTACCCCGGCCTAGCCATGGCCCTCGGCGTCTATACACTTGAGGCGGCCGCCGCGGCGGCTCTTGAGCTGGCGATTATAGTTTCCATCTTCGAGGTGGTGGCCATATGGTTCGGCTACTTCGGCTTGACGGCGCCTATCGGCCTGGCGGGCTATCTCTACTACGTCTGATGCTATACGCTACACGGAGCCTGTCCCATTTAATAAGATCCGGCCAGTTGTCGAGGAGGCGAAAGAATTCAGATCACGTCAGGGGGACACGGTATTTTTGTCACCACCTACTGAGAGGACGCGGTGAGCGAGATTTAGAGATATCCCCAGGCGGTGGTGCAAGCCGTTGCGGTGCTGTAAATCTATAGAGGCAGGCGGCAGTGTGTCTTCGGATGAATTCAGATGTTGTGCAGACAACGCCTTGCGTCGCGGCAACTTAGTTCTTCACATTGGACATCATATAATATTTATAAATGAGGCTGTTGTCCGGGGCATGCATAGAGATAAGGCTATCGGCGTCGGGCTGATGGCTGTGGGGGTTGTGGGCATCCTCCTGTATGGATGGCTCGTATTTTTCTCGCCATGGCAGACGTTTATCCTGCAACTAACTGCGTTTGTGGCTGTGGCAACTGTTTTGGGCATCCTTGCCTGGGTGGGCTATGCCCTAGCCACTACTCCGCCTCCGAAGCCTATTGAGGAGATTGAGAGAGAGGTTCAGAAGGCTCTTGAGGAGATCGAGAGGCAGATGAAGGAGGAGTCTCAGCAGACTTCTCAGTAGGTCGGCGGGGCTCCGGCTCTACGTGTACGGTGACCTCTCCGCCTAGCTCTTTTCTCAGCGTCTTCTCCACCTGGTCGGCTATTTCATGGGCCTCCCTGACGGTTAGGTTTTCGTCAACTGTTATGGTGATGTCTGCGTGGTAGATGCTTCCAGACTTCCTCACTTTGAGAGACTTAACGGATCGCACGCCGGCGACGCCGCCAGCCACGGACCTGGTCCTCATCACCACCTCTGGCGGGGCGTAGTCTAGGAGTTCTATCACCGAAGTCCGTAGAAGCGTCCAGCTGAGCTTTACGAAGTAAATTGTTATGAATATTGCGGTTAGCACGTCTAGCGGCGGGCCCCACTGCGCCATGATGTGCGGGGCGTGGGCCGAGGCAACGGCGCCGAATATGAGGAGCGCCATTATCGCCGCCGAGGAGGCTAGGTCTGTGGCGAAGTGGAGGGCGTCTGCCTCGAGGGCTCTGGAGACTCCTTGGAACCTCCTCAACACCATTACTCTGTTGAAGTCGACGAACATCGCAGTTGCGACTATTGCTATGCTCAGCGCCGTGGGGGTGTAGGGCTCCCAGTGTACTATCTTGTTTACGGCCTCGTATGCGATGAAGGCGGCTGAGGCCATCACGGCGAGGGATCCGCCGATGCCTCCGAGTGTCTCGGCCTTGTGGTGGCCGTAGGGGTGCTCCAGATCTGGCGGCTTGAGGCTGGCCCTCACGGCTAGATACGTGACGGTGACTGCCAGTAGGTCGACTGCGGAGTGGACCGCGTCTGCGAGGACCGCAACCGA
The sequence above is drawn from the Pyrobaculum ferrireducens genome and encodes:
- a CDS encoding cation diffusion facilitator family transporter — protein: MDKLKAALTSLLAGVAVTMMKIAAWAQSFSVAVLADAVHSAVDLLAVTVTYLAVRASLKPPDLEHPYGHHKAETLGGIGGSLAVMASAAFIAYEAVNKIVHWEPYTPTALSIAIVATAMFVDFNRVMVLRRFQGVSRALEADALHFATDLASSAAIMALLIFGAVASAHAPHIMAQWGPPLDVLTAIFITIYFVKLSWTLLRTSVIELLDYAPPEVVMRTRSVAGGVAGVRSVKSLKVRKSGSIYHADITITVDENLTVREAHEIADQVEKTLRKELGGEVTVHVEPEPRRPTEKSAETPPSSASRSPQEPSEPLSQSPQ
- a CDS encoding transcriptional regulator, with the translated sequence MHRDKAIGVGLMAVGVVGILLYGWLVFFSPWQTFILQLTAFVAVATVLGILAWVGYALATTPPPKPIEEIEREVQKALEEIERQMKEESQQTSQ
- a CDS encoding HEPN domain-containing protein; the encoded protein is MSYEAWVRRALRFREYAGEDLRSGRYDSAAFFAQQAAEFLLKAVLIRATGSRPLSHSISELLSYVAKVFGRSLPEDVVRCAESLESHYVQARYPDARLNDYRRWEAEEAVKCMEVVWGYVREVAGGFA
- a CDS encoding ABC transporter substrate-binding protein; translation: MSSGSVSALRAAAASVTLIALVLSAFTSAVTIVVSFPAYNIVLEEAFPQAHVVLLTKGVSDPHEYQLTAGDVEFLRSLNRSDVVVLSMHAPFELRIAEMAKNGEIKANVIDLTKIQLYLTYDGRLTTYGPGVNSHDHGLFPPNVFRLVDAVSRATGLRPNEDFMSRLSMLNATYCCRFSGRAIALTPAAEYVLYWLGYRDIAVFIKEPEVPPTPGDLQRALQYAGQGAPVLAVVVEGEARRIVDQFVQKAREAGLQPHVVVADFSKGYVKVLENVAAEISRQSTSTATAPFSNATGQADEWLFALVIAVVVLSTAAIVLKRRR
- a CDS encoding nucleotidyltransferase domain-containing protein; amino-acid sequence: MFERWLEALREVSRAREEEARRLVEELCRRALVVALFGSRARGDYTPLSDWDLLAIVERGDYRVEHRGVGQVVWLPLNKLDEVLGWSMVVLDAVADGKPLCGDSSIFEEVKRRVSRYVEERGLTRTRSGWLPRGV